In Sporosarcina psychrophila, a genomic segment contains:
- the dtd gene encoding D-aminoacyl-tRNA deacylase: MKVVLQRSGPAAVRVDGETTGSIDKGYVLLVGVTHSDSEEDAAYLAKKIAGLRLWEDTEGKMNHSILEVGGDILSVSQFTLFGDVKKGRRPSFIEAARPEQAKPLWEFFNQKLEEEGLKVQTGVFGAMMDVELVNDGPVTIILDSK, translated from the coding sequence ATGAAAGTTGTGTTGCAACGATCGGGTCCAGCTGCTGTCCGTGTCGATGGGGAGACAACGGGTTCAATTGATAAGGGCTACGTGCTCCTTGTTGGTGTAACTCACTCGGATAGCGAAGAAGACGCTGCTTATCTTGCGAAGAAAATTGCAGGCCTTCGTTTATGGGAAGATACGGAGGGGAAGATGAACCATTCAATCCTTGAGGTAGGTGGGGATATTCTTTCAGTATCCCAGTTTACTTTGTTCGGAGACGTGAAAAAGGGACGTCGCCCAAGCTTCATTGAAGCGGCAAGACCCGAACAGGCAAAACCGCTTTGGGAATTCTTCAACCAAAAATTAGAAGAAGAAGGCTTGAAAGTTCAAACCGGTGTTTTTGGCGCAATGATGGATGTCGAGCTTGTTAACGATGGGCCAGTAACGATTATTTTAGACTCGAAATGA
- a CDS encoding RelA/SpoT family protein, whose product MAKNRDMTAEEIFTLVASYMNEEHVEFVKKAYEAAKTAHEGQHRSSGEVYIIHPVQVAGILAELEMDPSTVAAGFLHDVVEDTDISRDDIIRDFGEEVAMLVDGVTKLEKLQYKSKEEKQAENHRKMFVAMAQDIRVILIKLADRLHNMRTLKHVPEEKQRRVAAETLEIFAPLAHRLGISAIKWELEDTALRYLNPQQYYRIVNMMKRKRVERENYLVNVMEQIKTEIGEMEIDADLSGRPKHLYSIYRKMVIQKKEFNEIYDLLAVRILVSSIKDCYAVLGIIHTLWKPMPGRFKDYIAMPKQNLYQSLHTTVVGPAGDPLEVQIRTEEMHKIAEFGVAAHWAYKEGKTVAETPSNIDSKLTWFREILEFQNESSNAEEFMESLKFDLFSDMVYVFTPDGDVIELPASSVPIDFAYRVHSEIGNRTIGAKVNGKMVPLDTELFTGDIIEILTSKQSLGPSRDWLKLANTSQAKNKIRQFFKKQLREENILKGREMIEKEIKSQEFDVKEVLTQENIKRTIEKFSFTSEDDMYGAVGFNGITAQQVVNRLAEKLRKVREQQDTIDKIVSDMKSPQPEKMTESGVIVKGIDNLLIRLSKCCNPVPGDEIVGFITKGRGVSVHRTDCPNIVVEDDEHDRIIDVEWAIGPSSSRKEFLVDIEVSAFDRQGLLNEVMMVVADTKTPMVAVSGKADRDKIARIHMTIKIMDIAHLQRIVDRIKQIRDIYSVERVIN is encoded by the coding sequence ATGGCGAAAAATCGTGACATGACGGCGGAAGAAATATTCACACTTGTTGCCTCTTATATGAATGAAGAACATGTTGAGTTCGTCAAAAAAGCATATGAGGCAGCGAAAACTGCACACGAAGGACAGCATAGAAGTTCAGGTGAGGTATATATTATTCACCCTGTCCAAGTAGCGGGTATTCTTGCCGAATTGGAAATGGACCCTTCGACAGTTGCAGCTGGGTTTCTACACGACGTTGTGGAAGATACAGACATCAGCAGGGACGACATCATCCGAGATTTTGGAGAAGAAGTGGCAATGCTTGTCGATGGTGTGACGAAACTCGAAAAATTACAATATAAATCCAAAGAAGAGAAACAGGCAGAAAATCATCGTAAAATGTTCGTAGCAATGGCTCAGGATATCCGTGTCATACTTATTAAATTAGCGGACCGGCTCCATAATATGCGAACGTTAAAACATGTCCCGGAAGAAAAACAGCGCCGGGTTGCAGCTGAAACGCTGGAAATCTTCGCACCACTTGCCCATCGTTTAGGTATATCGGCTATTAAATGGGAATTGGAAGATACAGCATTACGTTATTTGAACCCACAGCAATATTATCGAATTGTCAATATGATGAAGCGCAAACGCGTCGAACGAGAAAACTATTTAGTAAACGTTATGGAGCAAATCAAGACGGAAATTGGAGAGATGGAAATTGACGCTGATCTTTCAGGACGTCCAAAACATCTATATTCGATTTACCGCAAGATGGTTATCCAAAAGAAAGAATTCAATGAGATTTATGACCTTCTGGCTGTCAGAATTCTCGTTTCAAGTATTAAAGATTGCTATGCGGTTCTTGGTATCATTCACACATTATGGAAGCCGATGCCTGGCAGATTCAAAGATTATATTGCGATGCCAAAACAGAATCTGTATCAGTCGTTGCATACGACCGTAGTAGGGCCGGCTGGCGATCCGCTTGAGGTACAAATTCGGACCGAAGAGATGCACAAAATTGCTGAATTCGGAGTTGCAGCACACTGGGCCTATAAAGAAGGAAAAACGGTAGCCGAAACCCCAAGTAATATTGATTCGAAATTGACTTGGTTCAGAGAGATACTCGAATTTCAAAACGAATCATCTAACGCTGAAGAATTTATGGAATCACTTAAATTCGATTTATTCTCGGACATGGTCTATGTCTTTACGCCGGACGGAGACGTTATTGAACTGCCGGCAAGTTCAGTCCCCATCGATTTTGCCTACCGTGTCCACTCAGAAATTGGGAATCGGACAATAGGTGCAAAAGTGAATGGAAAAATGGTCCCGCTTGATACTGAATTGTTTACGGGAGATATTATTGAAATTTTGACATCGAAGCAATCGCTTGGACCAAGCCGTGATTGGTTAAAACTTGCCAATACATCGCAGGCGAAAAATAAAATCCGGCAGTTTTTCAAGAAACAACTCCGGGAAGAAAACATCCTAAAAGGCCGAGAAATGATTGAAAAAGAAATAAAATCACAAGAGTTTGATGTGAAAGAAGTACTAACACAGGAAAATATTAAACGCACAATCGAAAAATTCAGCTTCACTTCCGAAGATGATATGTATGGAGCTGTTGGGTTCAATGGTATAACCGCTCAGCAGGTAGTTAATCGTCTTGCTGAAAAGTTACGGAAAGTACGTGAACAGCAAGATACAATTGACAAAATCGTTTCAGACATGAAATCCCCTCAACCGGAAAAAATGACTGAATCAGGTGTCATTGTTAAAGGAATCGACAATTTGCTAATTAGGTTATCGAAGTGTTGTAATCCAGTCCCAGGTGATGAGATTGTAGGATTCATCACAAAAGGTCGCGGTGTTTCCGTCCATCGTACCGACTGCCCTAATATTGTGGTCGAAGATGATGAGCATGATCGAATTATCGACGTCGAATGGGCGATAGGGCCTTCTAGTTCAAGGAAAGAGTTCCTGGTCGATATAGAAGTGTCAGCTTTTGATCGACAAGGGTTGTTGAATGAAGTGATGATGGTTGTCGCCGATACGAAAACACCGATGGTTGCGGTCAGTGGCAAAGCGGACCGAGACAAAATCGCCCGCATTCATATGACGATTAAAATTATGGATATTGCACATTTGCAAAGAATTGTTGATCGGATTAAACAAATCCGTGATATCTATTCTGTAGAACGTGTCATTAATTGA
- the secDF gene encoding protein translocase subunit SecDF produces MKRRGRIVAFLLLIVVFGLTIGTTAKPVVNDVKLGLDLQGGFEVLYQVEPLKDGAPDITEEMVKDTANALRNRVDVLGVSEPSIQIESGNRIRVQLAGVEDQESARELLSTQANLTFRDADDNLLLDGNDLKEGKAKANFGENGNPVVTLEMKSPTKFGEVTTSISQKKPENVMVIWLDFIEGEDSFRAEVTKEKPKFVSAPYVANPINSSDVEISGSFSLEETKNLAGILNAGALPVNLKEVYSTSVGAQFGEQALNKTIFAGVIGISLIFLFMLVYYRLPGFVAVITLSVYIFIILLVFTLINGVLTLPGIAALMLGVGMAVDANILMYERIREELRVGKSIKTSFMAGAKNSFTAILDANITTLLAAVVLFIFGTSSVKGFATILIISILASFLTAVWGSRILLGLLVDSGVFDGKTAWFGIPKSRVHAPEENIETLELTTKFDRFDFVASRKKFYAISAVLLISGVIALGIFKLNLGIDFSSGTRVEVLADHPVTKDEISTYLDEIGHPSTDIVISGDTGNMAVMRYVDEFKQEEVNKFKADLAKEYGEDPNISTVSPTVGKELAKNAIKALLIAMLGIVIYVALRFEWRMGVATIVGLLHDVFFMVAAISLLRLEVDITFIAAVLTIVGYSINDTIVTFDRIRENINHRGRIDDVAELADIVNKSLRQTLGRSVNTVLTVIIVVVALMLFGAESIRTFSIALLIGLFAGTYSSIFISAQIWFDLKKREINEKGAIKVEDKKKQWGSDEPIV; encoded by the coding sequence ATGAAAAGAAGAGGACGGATCGTAGCGTTTCTATTATTAATCGTCGTGTTTGGCTTGACGATTGGAACGACTGCGAAACCGGTAGTGAACGATGTAAAACTGGGTCTAGATTTACAGGGCGGCTTTGAAGTCCTTTATCAAGTTGAACCTTTGAAAGACGGCGCCCCAGATATAACAGAAGAAATGGTTAAAGATACAGCGAATGCACTAAGAAATCGGGTTGACGTACTTGGGGTAAGTGAACCAAGTATCCAAATCGAGTCGGGTAACCGGATTCGCGTGCAACTTGCGGGAGTCGAGGACCAAGAATCAGCTAGGGAGCTACTTTCGACTCAGGCAAATTTGACGTTCAGGGATGCCGATGACAATCTCCTTCTAGACGGAAACGACTTGAAAGAGGGGAAGGCCAAGGCTAACTTTGGCGAAAATGGTAACCCGGTTGTTACGCTTGAAATGAAATCACCGACTAAATTCGGTGAAGTGACAACATCAATCTCACAAAAAAAACCAGAGAACGTAATGGTCATCTGGTTAGACTTCATAGAAGGTGAAGATTCATTTAGAGCGGAAGTAACGAAAGAAAAACCTAAATTCGTTTCCGCACCCTATGTGGCAAACCCGATTAACTCATCAGACGTTGAAATATCGGGATCATTCTCTTTAGAAGAGACGAAAAATCTTGCTGGAATATTAAACGCAGGTGCATTACCTGTTAATCTTAAGGAAGTCTACTCGACATCAGTCGGCGCGCAGTTCGGTGAACAAGCGCTTAACAAGACAATTTTTGCGGGAGTAATCGGTATCTCGCTTATCTTCCTATTCATGCTTGTGTATTACCGCCTGCCAGGTTTTGTGGCAGTTATTACATTGTCGGTTTATATTTTCATCATTTTGCTCGTCTTCACGCTGATTAATGGTGTGCTTACGCTGCCTGGTATTGCGGCACTCATGCTCGGAGTTGGAATGGCAGTCGATGCGAATATCTTGATGTATGAACGGATACGAGAAGAATTACGTGTTGGTAAATCTATCAAGACATCGTTTATGGCTGGAGCGAAAAATTCTTTCACCGCCATTCTAGATGCTAATATCACGACGCTTCTTGCAGCAGTTGTCCTGTTTATATTCGGGACAAGCTCAGTGAAAGGCTTCGCAACAATCCTTATCATCAGTATTCTGGCCAGCTTCTTGACGGCTGTATGGGGCTCTCGTATACTCTTGGGTCTTCTCGTCGATAGTGGTGTGTTTGATGGGAAAACAGCATGGTTCGGCATTCCGAAAAGTAGGGTTCATGCACCCGAAGAAAATATTGAAACATTGGAACTGACAACGAAATTTGATCGTTTCGATTTCGTAGCTTCGCGCAAAAAATTCTATGCCATTTCAGCAGTATTGCTAATTAGTGGTGTCATTGCGCTTGGAATCTTCAAGCTGAACCTCGGTATTGATTTCTCGAGTGGTACACGTGTTGAAGTGCTTGCAGACCATCCAGTGACGAAAGATGAAATATCTACTTATCTAGATGAAATCGGGCACCCTTCAACTGATATCGTTATTTCTGGCGATACGGGGAATATGGCTGTCATGCGTTACGTAGATGAGTTTAAACAAGAAGAAGTCAACAAATTTAAAGCTGATCTTGCAAAAGAGTATGGCGAAGATCCAAATATATCAACTGTTTCACCAACAGTTGGTAAGGAACTTGCGAAAAACGCCATTAAAGCATTGCTTATTGCCATGCTTGGTATCGTTATTTACGTTGCACTTCGTTTCGAATGGCGTATGGGGGTCGCGACCATCGTCGGACTTCTCCACGATGTGTTCTTTATGGTAGCAGCAATTAGTCTTTTGCGTCTAGAAGTCGACATCACCTTCATCGCCGCCGTGTTGACGATTGTTGGTTATTCCATCAATGACACGATTGTGACATTTGACCGGATACGGGAAAATATCAACCATCGAGGTCGTATCGATGATGTAGCAGAACTGGCGGATATCGTTAACAAATCATTGCGTCAGACACTTGGACGTTCTGTAAATACGGTACTCACTGTTATCATTGTCGTAGTAGCGCTTATGCTATTCGGTGCAGAATCAATCCGGACATTCTCAATCGCACTTCTAATTGGATTGTTTGCGGGAACTTATTCATCGATTTTCATCTCAGCTCAAATCTGGTTTGATCTGAAGAAACGTGAAATCAATGAAAAAGGTGCCATTAAAGTCGAAGACAAGAAGAAACAATGGGGTTCAGACGAACCTATCGTTTAA
- the recJ gene encoding single-stranded-DNA-specific exonuclease RecJ — MIESMKRWKVERPDEEIVAMLIKDLGISSVQAKILTSRGIIDSGVAKDFLHMDASSMHDPFLLYDMDKAVSLITTAIASDKKIAVYGDYDGDGVTSVTVLTTALERMGADVFYAIPNRFQHGYGPNKDLFLELYEKGASLIITVDNGISGVDEIAYAKSLGMDIIITDHHEIGEVLPAADAIIHPRHPEGEYPFGELAGVGVAFKLACALLEDVPEDLFELVAIGTVADLVPLRDENRYFVKEGIRQMRVSKRPAIQALARIASTEQATLSEESIGFMIGPRLNAAGRLGDATPAVQLLKTEDATLATTLAKELDTLNKERQAIVAEIAKEAEDMILKMYGDTVPLVFVIGGEGWNSGVVGIVASRLTEKYYRPSIVLSIDRETGIAKGSARSIAGFDMFAELSKNAQLLPHFGGHQMAAGMSLAVTDVVTLRENLNKQAVEVLTEEMLTPEVRIDVPLSISEIDVSVLESLELLRPFGMAFEKPVYMIEDITATTVRKIGAAKNHMKLELADEGVSLDAIGFGLGPIADQLTPGVKLSVTGDLQVNEWNGNKKPQLLISDIRSDDWQLFDLRGVREATRWLPTIPLDDTVFVAFHEQTVTHFQSSMKGIVITLFGQEAITKAENLVLLDIPDEVIQLEELVGTVHPDRVYAHFHASESRYFDGIPDREQFGWYYSFLKKREKFDFVTNGAQLTKHKAWKKDTVYFMSKVFSELGFVKIEDGFVSVQETAGKRDLTEAPAYKERERQIELEKRLLYAPYMELKQWFDTVRNGIVDREEH; from the coding sequence TTGATCGAATCAATGAAAAGATGGAAAGTGGAACGGCCGGATGAAGAAATTGTAGCAATGTTGATAAAGGATCTCGGTATTTCATCTGTCCAGGCAAAAATACTTACTTCAAGGGGAATAATAGATTCCGGAGTGGCAAAAGATTTTTTACATATGGATGCATCTAGCATGCATGACCCTTTTTTACTATATGATATGGACAAAGCGGTGTCGCTCATAACAACAGCAATCGCTTCAGATAAAAAGATTGCTGTTTATGGCGATTATGACGGTGATGGTGTGACGAGTGTGACGGTCCTTACAACGGCTTTGGAGCGAATGGGTGCAGATGTGTTCTATGCGATACCCAATCGGTTCCAGCACGGCTATGGACCGAATAAAGACCTTTTTTTGGAGCTATACGAAAAAGGGGCCTCGCTTATTATTACTGTCGACAATGGCATTTCGGGTGTTGATGAAATTGCATATGCGAAATCACTCGGAATGGACATCATCATTACAGACCACCATGAAATCGGAGAAGTGTTACCAGCAGCAGATGCCATCATCCATCCTCGACATCCAGAAGGGGAGTATCCGTTCGGAGAGCTTGCTGGGGTTGGTGTAGCATTCAAACTTGCGTGCGCATTACTTGAAGATGTTCCGGAAGACTTATTTGAACTTGTTGCTATCGGGACAGTTGCAGATTTAGTTCCGCTTCGCGATGAAAACAGATATTTCGTCAAAGAGGGCATCAGGCAGATGCGTGTTTCAAAACGTCCTGCAATCCAGGCGCTCGCACGCATCGCTAGCACTGAACAAGCAACACTTTCAGAGGAGTCAATCGGATTTATGATTGGGCCTCGTCTGAACGCAGCTGGGCGTCTAGGCGATGCTACCCCGGCAGTTCAACTATTGAAGACAGAAGACGCAACGCTTGCGACAACATTGGCAAAAGAACTTGATACGCTGAATAAAGAACGACAAGCGATTGTAGCTGAAATAGCTAAAGAAGCGGAAGACATGATATTGAAAATGTATGGTGATACAGTTCCGCTCGTCTTCGTTATCGGAGGAGAAGGTTGGAATTCAGGTGTGGTGGGAATTGTAGCATCAAGATTAACTGAGAAATATTACCGTCCGTCAATTGTCTTGTCGATTGACAGGGAAACAGGAATTGCGAAAGGGTCTGCAAGAAGTATTGCTGGTTTTGATATGTTTGCCGAGCTATCCAAAAATGCGCAGCTTCTACCTCACTTTGGAGGTCATCAGATGGCGGCGGGAATGTCTCTTGCAGTGACAGACGTTGTTACGCTACGTGAAAACCTGAATAAACAGGCAGTTGAGGTGTTGACTGAAGAAATGTTGACGCCTGAAGTTCGTATCGATGTTCCACTGTCAATTAGTGAAATTGATGTTAGCGTTTTGGAATCGCTAGAACTGCTGCGTCCATTTGGAATGGCTTTTGAAAAGCCTGTTTATATGATCGAAGATATTACAGCCACGACTGTGCGGAAAATTGGTGCGGCAAAGAATCATATGAAGCTGGAATTAGCGGATGAGGGCGTTTCACTTGATGCCATTGGATTCGGACTGGGTCCTATTGCGGACCAACTGACACCAGGTGTAAAGTTGTCGGTTACGGGCGATTTGCAGGTGAATGAATGGAATGGTAATAAGAAGCCACAGTTATTAATCAGCGATATCCGTTCAGATGATTGGCAACTGTTCGATTTGCGTGGCGTACGCGAAGCAACAAGATGGCTGCCAACCATTCCGTTAGACGATACTGTGTTTGTTGCTTTCCATGAACAAACGGTGACACATTTTCAATCATCCATGAAGGGGATTGTTATTACTCTATTTGGACAAGAAGCAATAACTAAGGCTGAAAATCTCGTCCTTCTGGATATACCGGATGAAGTTATCCAACTTGAAGAACTTGTAGGTACTGTCCATCCAGACCGCGTCTATGCACATTTCCATGCATCCGAATCAAGGTATTTTGATGGGATTCCTGATCGTGAGCAGTTTGGCTGGTATTACAGTTTCTTGAAAAAACGTGAGAAATTTGACTTCGTTACGAACGGAGCTCAGCTCACAAAACATAAAGCGTGGAAAAAAGATACGGTTTATTTCATGTCAAAGGTGTTTTCTGAGCTTGGATTTGTTAAGATTGAAGATGGTTTTGTTTCCGTTCAGGAAACAGCCGGTAAACGCGATTTGACGGAAGCACCAGCTTATAAAGAGCGCGAACGTCAAATTGAGCTTGAGAAAAGACTGCTATATGCGCCTTATATGGAATTGAAACAATGGTTCGATACTGTGCGAAATGGAATTGTCGACAGGGAGGAACACTAA
- a CDS encoding LapA family protein, producing the protein MKFQWNLLLGLLFAIIIAIFAVFNVDAVQVNYVFGKAQWPLVLVILGAALLGAVVSGFVAMFLSFQSSRRIKELMKEMTTKELTIAAQQNEIAELQKYTALPSNDEVIIENKNV; encoded by the coding sequence ATGAAGTTTCAATGGAATTTGTTGCTAGGTCTATTATTCGCCATTATTATCGCCATCTTTGCTGTCTTTAATGTTGACGCGGTACAAGTCAATTATGTGTTTGGCAAAGCACAGTGGCCACTCGTTCTTGTTATTTTAGGTGCAGCTCTTCTTGGTGCTGTAGTCAGCGGGTTTGTCGCGATGTTCCTGTCATTTCAATCAAGCCGCCGCATAAAAGAACTTATGAAAGAAATGACTACCAAAGAGCTTACAATTGCAGCACAACAGAATGAAATTGCGGAACTGCAAAAGTACACAGCCTTACCATCCAATGATGAAGTAATTATCGAAAATAAAAATGTATAA
- a CDS encoding adenine phosphoribosyltransferase, which yields MDLKEYVTIVPDYPKKGISFKDISTIMDNGQAYKFATDEIVKFAKEVNTDIIVGPEARGFIIGCPVAYALEVGFAPVRKPGKLPRETIEVEYDLEYGKDTLTIHKDAIKPGQRVLIVDDLLATGGTVGATVELVEKLGGVVAGCAFIIELSYLSGREKLQGYDMRSLITY from the coding sequence ATGGATTTGAAAGAATATGTGACGATTGTACCGGATTATCCGAAAAAGGGAATCAGCTTTAAGGATATTTCAACAATCATGGATAATGGTCAAGCTTATAAATTTGCAACAGATGAAATTGTTAAGTTTGCGAAAGAGGTTAATACTGATATAATTGTTGGCCCTGAAGCGCGTGGATTTATCATTGGTTGCCCAGTTGCCTATGCACTGGAAGTAGGATTTGCTCCTGTCCGTAAACCCGGAAAGTTGCCAAGAGAAACAATTGAAGTCGAATATGATCTTGAATATGGAAAAGATACATTAACAATTCACAAAGATGCCATAAAGCCTGGTCAACGTGTATTGATTGTCGATGATCTTCTTGCGACAGGCGGTACGGTGGGAGCGACAGTCGAGCTAGTTGAAAAACTAGGCGGAGTTGTTGCGGGCTGTGCGTTTATCATAGAGTTATCGTATTTAAGCGGTCGTGAAAAATTGCAAGGTTATGACATGCGTTCACTGATCACATATTGA